Genomic segment of Desulfobacterales bacterium:
TTTATCCGCAAGGTAATGTTCATTAAATATGCCATGACCTTTATCTGCCTGCCCGGCGGGTTCGGCACCCTGGATGAGATGTTCGAGGCGCTTACCCTGATCCAGACCCGGCGGATCAAGCCGTTCCCCATTATCCTGGTGGGCAGCGAGTTCTGGGGCGGGCTGCTCGACTGGATCAAGGAAAAGATGCTTTCGGTCAACAATATCGATGCGGATGACATGTTGATTTTCAGCCTGATGGACGATCCCGATGAAATCGTCGCCCATATCCGGAAAACCGTTATCCTTTAGGGGCGGCCCGGCGTGGTTAAGACCATGATTGTTCAACTAGCCGATATTATCCTGCTTTTAAACGGAAGCTCAGGGGGGAAGGTATGGCACAGATTGATGCTTTTTTTAAGTTGATGAACGAACAGGGCGCTTCGGACCTGCACATGGTGTCCGGTCAGCAGCCCTTTCTTCGGATCCGCGGCGACATTGAGCCGGTGAAGTATAAGATCATGGAGAACGAAGAGCTGAAGGCGATGCTCTACGAGATCTGTCCGGAGGAGAAGATCAAGATCTTCGAGGAAACCGGGGACGTTGATTTCGGCTATGAGATCCCGGGACTTGCCCGCTATCGCGCCAACTTTTTCTTGCAGAGAAAAGGGATTGCCGCGGTTTTTCGCGAGATTCCCACCAACATCCTTACCTGTGAGCAACTGGGGCTGCCGTTGGTGGTCGAAAAGCTGGCTACCCTGCCCAAGGGGCTGGTCCTGGTCACCGGCCCCACCGGCAGCGGCAAATCAACCACCCTGGCGGCAATTATCGACAAGGCCAACCGGACCCGCAAGGATCATATCCTGACCATTGAGGACCCGATCGAGTTTGTCCACCAGAGCCGGATGGCCGTGGTCAACCATCGGGAGATCGGCACCCATACCAAGAGCTTTTCCGCGGCCCTGCGCGGGGCGCTCCGCGAGGATCCCGACATCATCCTGGTCGGCGAGATGCGTGACCTGGAAACAATTTCCCTTGCCATGGAGGCGGCGATGACCGGACATGTGGTCTTCGGCACCCTGCATACCCTGAACGCCTCAAAGACCGTGGACCGGGTTATTGAGATTTTTCCCGCCGACCAGCAGGAACAGGTGCGCTCCACCCTGGCCGATGCCCTGAAGGCGGTTATCTCTCAGACCCTGTTCAAGCGGCGCGACATCAAGGGCCGGGTCGCGGCCCTTGAAATCCTCATCTGCACCTCGGCGGTGCGCAACCTTATCCGGGAGGGCAAGACCTATCAGCTGCCGTCTGTTATGCAGACCGGCAAGAAGTTTGGCATGCAGACCCTGGACGATGCTATCCTGGAGCTTGTAAAGAAGACCTGGATAAGCCCGGAGGATGCCTACATCAACTGTATCGACAAGGTCAAGTTTCTGCCCTACCTGAAACACGGCGCCGACGATTTTATCGATGTCTGACGAACCGGACCGTCAGCCGGATTTGTACCAACAGGCCCGCGGCCGACCATGCCGCGGGCCTATTGTGTTTTGAGATGTCCGCTACAGACGAGACTGTTTCTTTCGTCGGCAGTACATGTAATGGCGCCCTGTTTGAAAGTCATCAGACCTTTGATTCCCTGTTGTCGGCTCCGTTGCGCCAACCGGGCGGCAGTGGTTGCGGCCTGATGGGAATTGCCGCTGGAGATAAGAAGATATTCGGGTGACACGGCGTTGATGAATGATTGACTGTTGGATGTCCTGCTGCCGTGATGCGGCGAGAGCAGGACATCCGCCTTCAGGTCGCGGTGTTGTTCGATAAGCTTGAGTTCCCTTTCCCTGTCGATATCGCCGGGGAAGAGAAAGGAGGCGAATCCGGTCTCCAGTTTGAGTACCATGCCTTCCTGGTTCGGGTTCGCGCCGGGCCTGCCCTGGTGTTGTTCCGGCTCCGGCCCAGGGGGATTTTGCGGTTGGCCGAAATTGGCCAGACAGAAGAGTCGCGCATTGTTGCTTTCCAGAAGCAGGTCCCCGGCTCCGGCCACTCTTTGTTCTATCCCCCGCCTTCTTGCCTGTTCCAGCATTTTTTTATATCCCGGTTCCGCCCTGGTTTTGCCGTTTGTCCACAAGGTGTCCGGCCTGAATCGGTCAATGATGAAAGGGAGGCCGTTGTAGTGGTCCGCATGGGGATGGGAGACAATTATCCCGTCAAGACCGAGAACCCGGTGCTGCCAGAGAAAGGGAGCAATGATGTCCCGGCCGACATTGAAGCGGGCTGACGTCGGGCCGCCGCCGTCCAGGAGAACGGTCCGTCCTCCGGGAAACTCGATCAGGGTGCTGCTGCCCTGACCGACATCAAGCTGGGTGACCGTGGTGGTGGTCGTGAACTTTCTATGTAACTGGATTCCTGCTTCAATGCCGACGGTGGCACTGATACAGAGCAGGGCAATCAGCAGGAGGCGCCGGCCGCGCATGGTCAACAGGGCGAAGATGAACAGGTAATAGAGCGCGATTTCCGGAATGGTCGGTGCGGGCAGCCATAATACGGCCCAGGGGAAGTGGGTGCTCAGAAAACCGCAGAGAGCGGCCCCGGCCGTCAATCCCAGGCTGCCGAGCTTGATAAGGGCGACCGCCGCCGCCGGTGAGACCAAATGCAGGGTGATTGCGGCCAGACCGATGGTCAGCGACCAGATGCAGAGCAGGGGTTCCACCAGCAGGGTGGCAAGCGGGCCGAGCAGGGAAATACGGTGGAAATGATAGGCGAGAAAGGGAGCGATTCCGACGAGCACCACGGTGGAGATAAGGAGCCCGGCCAGGGCCCAGTCCTGCCATAACGGCCGGGCCGGGGTCGGCGCGGTTGTCTTTTCCTCCCTGCCGGCCGGGAAATAGCGGGGCTGACAGGCAGTGAACAGGGCGATGGCCAGTACCGCCCCGAAAGAAAGCTGAAATGAGGCGCTGAACAGGCTTAAGGGGTGAAGAATGAGAACGATAAACGCGGCCAGGGCCAGGTTGGGGAGCAGGGATTTTCGGCAATCAAACAGCAGGGCCAGGACAACCACCGCGGCCATGAGCAGTGCCCGGGTCACCGGGATGTTCAGTCCGGCGATAAAGGCATAGCCGGTCACGGGAAACAGGGTGATCAGGGCGGCGATTTTTTTGGCCCGAAAGCGCAGCAGGAGCCAGGTGGATTGACCCAGCAGCCGGGAAAAGATGACATAGAAAAGGAAAGCCAGCAGGCCGAGATGGAGTCCGGAAATGGCAAGCAGGTGCGTGCACCCGCTGTTCTGGAATGAGTCCCGGATATCGGCTGGGATGTCGGATTTGTCGCCGATGAGAATCGCCTTGTACAGTCCCCGGGTGCGCGGATCCAGATTCCGGTCCAGAAAGCGGGCTATCCGGTAGCGGGCCCGTTCCGCTTGAAACCTGATGGCATGGGAGGGGGGCGGCCGGCCCGGAAGCAGATCCGGGAGCAAGGTGATATTGGCCGGGGTGGTGATCCAGCCGCTGACCCAGAGTCCCTGCCGGGCAAAAAAAGTTTTCAGATTGAATGCGCCGGGGGTGGCAAGGAAAGAGATCGGCGACAACTGGGCCCTTGCCGTCAGGCGGCGGCCCGGGGTCAACTTCTCCATTGGTTCGCCTTTCAGGGTGAGGCGGACCAGGCCGGTCGCCTTGCGGACTGTATCGGGATCGGCCGGGAAGATGAGATATTCCGCCTCAATCAGCATTACGGTTTTTGGACCGGTGTCCGGGTCGGTGATTCTGCTGGGCGCCCGGATAAGAGTCCCGGAAACGGCCACCGTCTGGCGGGTTGTAATTTGGTTGCGGACATGATGTAGTGCGGTTGGCGGGTCAAGATACGGGCCGGCGTGAATGAGGCCGACCAGGAAGAAGAAGGGAAAGAGGAGCAGGGTCCCCATGGCTTGGGCCTTGCCCTTGCGGCTGAATAAGATCGCCGCGGCCAGGAAGAGGGCAATCACCAGGACAATGGTGTTGTCTTCGGGCGATATTGCCTGGGCCGCGGCGATTCCGGCGCTAAAGGCAACAACCGCCAGCAGCAGCAGATGGCTGGAGCGCCCGGAGAGCGGAAAGGGGGTCTTGTCAGGTCCGTTTGCCATTGGCCACTGGTCCTGTCGCCGTCTTGCCGTTGGTAGTTATGTATTGTTTATACGAAAGTCACCATCAATCGCGGTCCTTGCCATGCCCTGTTATTGTCCAGCCTTGCTGGTTGGTAACCGCCATCAGGGACGAAGTCCCGGCAGATTCCTCCGGGATTTATATCTCGCTCTGATACAGGCGCCGGAGCAGGGTGATCTTCTTTTGCGCTTCAGCCGGCAGGGTGATCCGGTATTTTTCCAGGTACTCGGCGGCAACGCGGTGGGTATTGAATATAGGGGCGTTGAGGGCGAGGTTCCTGAAGCTTTTGTCCAGATACTGCGGCCGCAATTCCGGATCGTAGAAGGTTTTAAGGATTTCGGGGAAGAGACGGTAAAAGGCGGCGGAATCCTCGGCATAGAGCAGGGCTGCCGGGTCCTCGCTCAGTCCCTCTTCATGGAAAGCTCCTTCGTGGCCGAATTTCCAGCCGGTGGCCCCGTCATGAAATCCTTCAGCCCACCAGCCGTCCATAATGCTGATGTTGGGGACCCCGTTCAAGGCCGCCTTCATCCCGCTGGTGCCGCTGGCCTCCAAGGGACGTTTCGGATTGTTGAGCCAGGCATGCACACCCGCCACCATCAGTTTGGCGATTTTCATATCATAGTTCGGGATAAAGACCAGCTTGGCCAGGCCCTGGCTTTTTTTGAACAATTTCTCCTGGGAGTCGAGGATAAGCTTGATCACCGACTTGCCGGGTTCGTCCGCGGGATGGGCCTTGCCGGCAAAGAGGAAATTGACCGGTTTGCCCAGGGAGACGATTATTTCGGCCAGGGCGTCGATGTCTTCGAATATCAGATCCGGCCGTTTATAGGTGGAGAAGCGTCGGGCAAAGCCAATAGTGAATGCCGCGGGGTCAAGGGGTTGCTCCTTCTCATCAAGGAATGAGAGAAAATTGGGCGGGTCGATCCAGGTCTCGTGGACCTGCAACCGGTGGCGATGCAGCATGGCGTTGACATATTCGGTGAGCCTGATGCTGTCCCGGGCCCAGGCCCTTTCCAGGGCGGTCCGGAATCTATGGTTCATGATGAGTGAGTCCGTGTTGGCAAACACACTGGGATCATGCCGCCAGTTGTCAAGCTCGGGAAAGCCGTCAAAAACCTCGGCCCGGGCATCGCTGATCCAGGTAAGGTGGTGAACCCCGTTGGTAATGGCGGTGATTTTCTCCGCATACTCCGGGAACTGGTGCCTGGTCACGTCCCGGTGCAGACGGCTCACGCTGTTGGTCGCCCGGTTGACCTTCATCGCCATGGCAGTGAAGTTATAGGACGACGGCGTTGTCTTGTCCCGGGCCAGGAGATTGAGACAGCGCAGGCAGAAGCGATGACTGATACCGGCGTAGACCGTTTTGGTGAACCGGTCGTGGCCGGCGGCCACCGGCGTATGGATGGTGTAGATAACATTTTCCGAGACGGTGTCGGCCGCGGCGAGTATATCCTCGTCCGTGGCGAGTTTTTGAAAGTCCGGGCCAATGGTTTCCAGGAGCTGATCGGCGAGGAGTTGGAGGATAACCACCACGCCATGCTGTTCGTTGAGATGGAGGGTTTTTGCGGTGAGGCCGAGAAGTTTCGTCAGTTGGTGGATTCCAGCCCCCAGCATTCGCCGCTGGATCGCCTTCATCCGTTCCGAGCTGCTGTCATAGAGACGGTCGGCGGCCCGGCGGATCCATTCCGGCGAGTTGGGTCCGCTGTAGTCAAGAAGGAACTCCGGGATAAAGAAATCTAGGTTCTCATTGATCTCCAGCTTTACCCAGATCCGGGCATAGGCCATGCTCACCCGGTCATTTTCGTCAAAGAACGGGATTTCAAGTTCAAGGGGCCGATCAGGAAACCCCGGGTTCCTGAGCAGGTAGAGCCCCGGGGTTTTTTCCGGTTCCCAGTGGGTGGCCCAGATGACCTGGCCGATCCGGGAGTCGACCATCTGGGAGAAATACCCCTTCCGGTAGAGCAGGGAAACGGCTGCCACCGGAATCTTGCATGCGGCGAAGCTTTTCAGGGTGTCTCCGGCCAGCACCCCGAGGCCGCCGCTGTAGTTGGGGATTTTTTCCGGGCCGTGCAGGTGGCGCATGATAAAGCCGTCCAGCAAGGGGTCGCTGCTGTTGCTGATTTTCAACTCCTGGAGCCTGGACTTGACCGGATTAAAGACATCAAGATCAGCGCCGATTTCCATGCTGATATAGATAACCGAGTTGCCATCCGGCGAGGTAAGGTTGCCCCACACCTGATCAAACACCTTCTGGGATATCCCGAAGAAAGTTCCGAGGTCATTGGTGGCGAGCAGATCGCGTAAAATTTCTTCCTTGTTCAGGGGATGGTTTTCCTGGGTTTGCATGTCGTTGTTGCAGTGTTTGCAGTAATAAATAATGAATTTTTCGGGCCACCCGGCATCGGGACGGGAACGCCCCGGGGAAGAGACCCTGTTGCCTTGAAAGAATAAACTCTAATTAATCAAAAAGACATTGAATTTTCAGGCGGTCTTCTTTATGGTAGACCAACGTTTGGTAGTAGATATGGAGCGTTCCGGTTGTCCGTCTATACTTTTTTCAAATAATTTACAAGATTTTTTTCATGACCCGATACTGGTGCGAGGAGGAGTGAGATGAAGAAGATAAGTCGGTTGGCGTTGGCTGTAATCCTGGCCCTGTCCGTTGGTCTGGCCGTTTCGGGATGTTCCCGGAAAAAGGTGGTATCCGAGGCCGGGCCCGCTGCGCCGGCTCCGGTTGTTGTAACCCCGGACAGTGGTGACACCGGCGGCATGGCGGCCACAGAGGAACCCCTTGACTCCACCGGGCCTGCAGTGCTTGCCGGCGCCCAGACCATTCTTGAGGGCAGGACCTCGGCTCCGTTGCTGCCGGTTTATTTTGATTTTGATAAGTCGAATATCCGGGCCGACCAGGTTGAGCGGATTAAGCAGAATGGTGCTTTTCTGCAGTCGAACCCCGCAACCGCTGTCCGGATCGAGGGCAACTGCGACGAGCGGGGCACCAATGAGTACAATGCGGCCCTGGGTGAACGGCGGGCCTTGAGCGCCAAGAAATACCTGGTCAACCTCGGGGTTTCCGCCGGCCGGCTGACGACCATCAGCTATGGCGAGGAAAGGCCGTTGTTGCACGGCCATGACGAGTTGTCCTGGGCCCAGAACCGGCGGGCCGATTTTGTAATTAACCGGTAAGACGGTTGGGTGGCGGGAAGCCGGACCAGGTTGTCGGGATCTCCTGATTCGGCTGTTCCCTTGTTGTTGGGGTAATGGACCTGTAAGCAACCGGGGTGGGACAGTCGCATTGACTTCTCATCCCGGTTTTTTTATGTGTTTTATTATAATTTTGACATGTGAGGTGTGAGGTTATGAATAGAATGAAAGTGTGGGCGGTAATGGTCGTTGTCTTGCTGTTGGCGGTACAGACCGTCTCCAGTGAGGCCCTGGCCGGTGACGAGAAAACAGTGACCATTGCAACCGTCAAGCTCAAGGAGGTCCTGACCAGGACGCCCGGGGCAAAAGAGGCGCGGGCAGCGGCGAACAAGATCGTTAATGCCAAAAAGGCTGCATATGAAAAGGAGTTCAACAAGGATTCAAAGGAACTTGAGGAATTGCAGGCGCAGATCAACAGCGCGGTCTTGAGTGCGGAAGCACGAGAGAAAATGATTGTCGAGTTCCGGAAAAAGGGCGCGGTCCTGCAGCAGAAAGTAAGACTTGCCCAGGTGGAACTGGACAAGCTGGACCAGCAGGCCATGGAGCCGGTCCTGGCGGAACTCCATGCGGCGTTGGCCGGGATTGGCAAGGAACACGGATTTACCTTGATCCTTGAGAATTCGCGCACCGGGCTGGAGTCGCCCCATGGTCTGCTTTACGCGGATGAATCCATCGATATCACCGACCTGGTCGTCGAGGCCCTGGCGGCGCGGCTCGCCGGGATCAAGAAATAACGGTCGCAATCCGGCTGGAAGCCGGCCGGGCCGGAGAGATCCGGGGATGAGGATAATCGCGGCACAAGCGTCCGGCCGTTACCAGGCGATTCCCCCTTGGCCGCGCCGTCAGGGATGATCTTCCGGGTGCAGCCGCCAGACGAAGATATTGGCGGCAATCTCATCGGCCAGCGCCAGTTCGGTGTTGCCGAACTTGATACAGATTGTCGGGCTGTTCCGGTGCACGGTGAGCACCACCCCGGGATGGAGGCCAAAAGAGATCAACTGGTGGAAGTTTGAATGGGTGATCGGCTTGATGTAGGTTATCTTGCCGCGTTCCCCCGCCTTTAGTTCGGACAGGCTGACCACGGCCCGGTCCACCACTGTCAACCCCTTGGTGCAGCAACGGCCCCTGGGGATCGGCTTGCCGTCCGGGCAGACCTCCGGGTGCCCCAGCAGGGTGCAGATGGATTCCTCCACCTCCGGCTGGAGGCAGTGTTCAACCTTGCAGGCCACCTCTTCCATGTCCGAGTTTCTCAACTGGAGGATGCTGGACAGCAGGACCTCGGCCAGCCGGTGTCTCCGGACCAGCCCCGCGGCAATAACCTTGCCCGCTTCGGTCAGGTGGATATCGTTATCCTGGCGATGGATCAGCCCCTCCTGCTGGAGGGTGAGCAGGTCCTGGTCCGCAATCTCCACCGGGCAGTTCTTCTTGATCTCTTCCAGCCCGGGTTTCCGATATTCGTTGCTGACCCAGACCGCCTCCAGGATTTCTTCAAGTTCCTCTCGCAACATGTTCTTTACTCCTCAGGAAAAGGTGATTCCCAACAGCCGGCAGGCGTGGTTAAGCAGGGTGCCAGCGGTAATGGCGTAGATGAGCACGGCGGTGACAATTATCGTCGCGACCCTGGCGCCCCGTTCCTTGAACAGTACGATAATCGCATTCATGCAGGGGGTGAGAAAGGTCATCACCAGCAGGTTGACCACCAGCTGGCGGTTGGTGTACACGTTGTGCAGATGTTCCAGTTCGGCGGCCCCGCTTTCCCGCCTGATAATGGTCTTGATGAACACCTGAACGCTTTTCTCCGGCAGGCCCATCATGGTTGTAACCAGCGGCCGGGCCGCCCGTTCCAGCATCTCAAGGCCGCCCATCCGCTGGAACAGAAAGACCACCAGGGAGGCCAGGATAAATATCGGTACCGTCTCTATCATGAAAAAATAGGTTTTGCGGGCCGCATTCTTGACAACCATGGTCAGTTTAGGGACCCGCAACGGCGGGATCTCCATGAGGAACGGGGAACGGGTCCCGGGCAGGATCTTGTTCAGGATAAAGCCGGCAATAAAGACCTGGGCGAGAAGTAAGCCGAATACGGTCAGGGAGGCGGAGACCGGCATCCGGCCCAGGATAATCAGCATCACCGCGATCAGCGGGGCGCAGGGTATGCCCAGCAGCAGCAGCAGGGTGGCGATGATCCGTTCCTTGTTCGAACCGAGCATCCGGGTGGTGAGGATGGCCATGGTGACACAGGAAAAACCCATGATCAGCGGGATGACCCCCTTGCCGTTCAGCCCCATTTTCTGAAAGATTTTGTTGAGCAGGATCGACAGCCGGGGCAGATAGCCCGAGTCCTGCAGGATTCCAAAGGCGATGTAGAAACAGAAGAATACCGGCAGCACCAGACCAAGGGCCAGGAATACGCCGGTGGGCAGGATGCCGAAGTCGGGATCCACGATCATGTCCCGGATAAATGCACTGGGGATCGGGGCGACCAGTTTCACCGTGAGCGGGATCAGGAATTTTTCGAACAGGGTGGCGTTGATGGTATCCACCACCAGGGTGGCGGCAAAGGAGCCGACAAAGAGATACATTGCCGCCACCACCGCCATGGCAATGGGGATGCCGGTATGCAACTGGGTGCACCAGTCGCCCATGGTGACCAGAAACGGGTTCCTGGTGGGCGGCCTAACCTGTTGGATCTCCCGGGCCACCTGTTCCGCCCTGTTGTTATAAAGGGTGCTGACCAGAATCCGGAATCCTTCGGGATCCTGCCGGCGATGGGCCGCGGCAAGTTCCTTCAGCTCGACCAGGGTCGCTTCATCATAGCGGCGGGCCAGATAGCGCTCTATTTCCCGGTCTTCGGTAAGGAGTAACAGACCGATGCCCCGGGGCGAGATGGCCGGGCCATCGAGGCGGGCGGCAACCTTTTCAAAAAAATCCTCCACCCAATCCGGATATGTGACCCGGGCGGTGGCTGGCCGCATTTCCTTTAGTGCCGCCAGCAGCGAGCGGAGGCCGACACCCTCCTTGGCAATGGTGGCGCATATTTCGATTCCAAGGATCCGGCTGAGCCGGTTGAAGTCGATCTCCACCCCGCGGGAAGATGCCTCGTCAACCATGTTGACGGCCAGCAGCATGGGCAGGCCGTACTCGGCGTATTGAAAGGCAATGGCCAGGGACCTGGTGATGTTCTTGGCGTCAGCCACCAGGATAACCCCCTGGGCCGGCGCCGGGTCAGCGGGTGAGAGTAGAATGTCCCGGGAGACAAGCTCGTCCTCGTTCTGGGAAAAGATGGAGCATATGCCCGGGGTAAGAAAAAGGGTCTGGCCGGTATCCTTGATCAGCCCCTTTTTGATCGATACCGTGGTGCCGGGGAAGTGAACGGTTGTGATCTCCCGGCAGAGCTGGCGAAACAGGGTGGACTTGCCCACGTTCATGTTGCCGACCAGGACAAGGCCGGGTTGTTCCCGGGCCGGGCCTGGTCCCTGGGCGCAACATTTTTGTTCATGATTGGGGAGGTTCATTGCAATGGCATTTCTTGTTATGGTGAAACAGGCCGTGGTTGCCGGGGTAGTGCGGGGGTAGCGGGTCTTATACCAGTTGAGCGAGAACTGAACTGAGTCCATTTCCGCCGGGTCCGGTTGTTTGATCGCGGAGCCAAGATAGCGTTCTTTTCCTGCAAAGTCAAAATATTTTTTTGGAGACCGAATCAATTTCGGAGCCCCTAATCTTTTCCGGTAAAAAAACCGTTGCCAGTGAACGGGCGCTGGCAGACGCAGGCAACGGTTGCCGCCGGAACAGCCTGTTGTCAGGGGTGTTGACATGGTTGTGGTTGTAAATCCGCATCGCCTGGTGTATGTCCATAGCAGGTTGAGGCGGGACGCTGCGGACGAATCGCTGCCCGGCGCCTATGGTGCGTTGCGGCGATCACGGGCATCGCGGCCGCGGTCTTTCCGCATCCCATACTTTTGTGGAATTTTCCGTAACTCGCACCGTACATCCCGTGGGTGGCTGGTGTTGCGGAGTTGATCCATCGGAATCAGAGGGAGTTTTGTATGAACAGGCCGTTGAGCATGACCGGGTTTGGCCGCGGCGAGAGCAGTGGTGACGGCAGAACATGGGTGGTCGAATTACGTTCCGTCAATCACCGTTTTCTGGATGTCAAAATCAGGATGCCCTGGAAATATGCCGCTCTTGAGGAGAGGGTCAAGCGGGAGCTTGGCCGTTACTACGGCCGCGGTCATATCGATCTGACGGTCAGTAGCAACGGTGATGGCGGTGCGGGAGTCCGTCTCGAGGCAAATCTGCCCCTGGCCCGGGAATACCATAACTGCCTGAAGCAGATTCATCAGGATCTGCAACTGACCGGGGCCCCGGACCTGGCGATGGTGCTCTCCTGTCGGGACGTGATCGGACCGGCCGCCGAGGTTGAGGAAGATCTGGACAGGGCCTGGTCCTTTATCGGTGAAGCGCTCAACAGGGCGCTCAAAGACGCGCTGGCGATGCGGGAGAAGGAGGGCCGGACATTGAAGGCCGATCTTCTCGGCCGTCTCGAAACCTTTGCCGGAACCGTGGAAAGAGTGGAACTGGCGGTCCCGGATATCAACCGGAAAAGGCAGGAAAGCCTGAAAGAACGGCTTGACAATCTCCTGCAAGGCGTTGATATTGACCCGGTGCGATTGGCGCAGGAGGCGGCGGTCCTGGTCGATAAGTCGGATATTACCGAAGAGATGGTCCGGCTCCGCAGTCATATGGAGCAGTTTGCCGGGATGCTGGCCGCGGCCGAACCAATCGGCCGAAAGCTTGATTTTCTGATCCAGGAGTTTTTGCGGGAGATCAACACCATGGTCTCGAAAATCGGCAATGCCGCCGTGGCCCATCATATAGTTGATCTCAAGAACGAGTTGGAGAAGATGCGCGAGCAGATTCAAAACCTGGAATAATTTTGAGCCGGGGGGTGTTATGGACGGCAGGATGATTAACGTGGGCTTTGGCAACACGGTTGTTGCCAGACGTATTCTGGCCATTGTTTCTCCCCATTCTTCCCCGATGCGCAAGCTCAAGGATGAGGCCAGGAAGACCGGTCGCCTTATTGATGTCACCGAGGGGCGGCGGACCAGATCGATTATTATCCTGGACAGCAACCATGTGATCCTTTCTTCGGTGCAGCGGGAGACCCTGACCCAGCGGTTCATGCCGGCAATCATCGACCAACGCGCCATTGAGGAAGGGCAGGAGAGTTGATGCGGGGCGAGTTGTTCATCATCTCGGCGCCGTCCGGCGCCGGCAAGACCACCCTGTTGAAAAAGGTGATGGCCGGGCTGCCCGGGCTGGCCTTTTCGGTTTCCCACACCACCCGGCCCCCCCGGGCCGGGGAAAAGAACGGGGTTGACTATCATTTCGTCGGCCGTGAGACCTTCCGGACGATGCGGGATTCCGGAGAGTTTCTGGAGTGGGCCGAGGTCCATGGAAACTTTTACGGCACCAGCCGTCAGGCAGTGGAGGCCGGTCTGGCCCGGGGACTCGACGTGGTTCTGGACATCGATGTCCAGGGGGCGCGGCAGATATGGGAAGTGATTGACGACTGCTGCTCGATCTTCATTGCCCCGCCGTCAATGGCGGAACTCAGGCGTCGCCTGACCGGACGGTCCACGGATCCGCCCGAAACGATTGAGCTGAGGATAAAAAACGCGCAGCAGGAGATGGCGGCCCTGGACCGGTACCAGTATCTGATCGTCAACGATGACCTGGATACGGCGGCCGAGGTACTCCGTTCGGTGATCATTGCCCAGCGGAGCCGCAAACGCCGTTCTCCTGCCGGCTTTGCCCTGTCCCTTTCTTTTACGGATCAGGATCATGGATAAGAAGGCCCGGCGGGCTGAACCGGAAAAAGAGTCAGGCTACGAGTTGCTCTGGGGTGTCCACCCTGTCCTTGAGATGCTGCGGGACAATCCGCAGCGGGTTAGCGAGATTACCATCCATCGTTCCAGGTCCGGCCCCAGGATCCAGGAGATTATCGATCTGGCCAGGGGAGCAGGGATCAAGCTCCGCTTCGATACCCCCCGGGGGAAGGGACCGGCGGGAGATATCGATGGCAAGGGCCGCCAGGGGGTAATCGCCAGGGTGCTCCCCTTTGCCCTCCTTTCCCTGGACGGCCTGATCGAACGGCTGCGGTCCGTTGACGGGACACCGCTGCTTCTGGCCCTTGATACCATCCAGGATCCCCATAATCTCGGGGCGATCATTCGTACCGCACTGGCTGCCGGCGCCCATGGAGTAATCATTACCAGGGAACGTTCGGCCCCGTTGTCCGGTACCGTTGCCAAGGCCTCGGCCGGAGCGGTTGCCCGCATGGATATCTGCCGGGTTACCAATCTGGTCACCACCCTGAAACGGTTGCAGAAGGAGGGGATCTGGGTATTCGGCACGGTAAAGGATGGACCGTTGACCATCCATCAGGCCGAGTTTACCCGGCCGCTCTGCCTGGTGGTCGGCGGCGAGGGCAAGGGTATCCGGCCGCTGGTGCGGGAGCAGTGCGACTACCTGGTCACCATTCCCATGCAGGGCCGGCTCGATTCGCTGAACAGCTCGGTGGCCGCCGCGGTCTCCCTGT
This window contains:
- a CDS encoding type IV pilus twitching motility protein PilT, which translates into the protein MAQIDAFFKLMNEQGASDLHMVSGQQPFLRIRGDIEPVKYKIMENEELKAMLYEICPEEKIKIFEETGDVDFGYEIPGLARYRANFFLQRKGIAAVFREIPTNILTCEQLGLPLVVEKLATLPKGLVLVTGPTGSGKSTTLAAIIDKANRTRKDHILTIEDPIEFVHQSRMAVVNHREIGTHTKSFSAALRGALREDPDIILVGEMRDLETISLAMEAAMTGHVVFGTLHTLNASKTVDRVIEIFPADQQEQVRSTLADALKAVISQTLFKRRDIKGRVAALEILICTSAVRNLIREGKTYQLPSVMQTGKKFGMQTLDDAILELVKKTWISPEDAYINCIDKVKFLPYLKHGADDFIDV
- a CDS encoding DNA internalization-related competence protein ComEC/Rec2, which produces MANGPDKTPFPLSGRSSHLLLLAVVAFSAGIAAAQAISPEDNTIVLVIALFLAAAILFSRKGKAQAMGTLLLFPFFFLVGLIHAGPYLDPPTALHHVRNQITTRQTVAVSGTLIRAPSRITDPDTGPKTVMLIEAEYLIFPADPDTVRKATGLVRLTLKGEPMEKLTPGRRLTARAQLSPISFLATPGAFNLKTFFARQGLWVSGWITTPANITLLPDLLPGRPPPSHAIRFQAERARYRIARFLDRNLDPRTRGLYKAILIGDKSDIPADIRDSFQNSGCTHLLAISGLHLGLLAFLFYVIFSRLLGQSTWLLLRFRAKKIAALITLFPVTGYAFIAGLNIPVTRALLMAAVVVLALLFDCRKSLLPNLALAAFIVLILHPLSLFSASFQLSFGAVLAIALFTACQPRYFPAGREEKTTAPTPARPLWQDWALAGLLISTVVLVGIAPFLAYHFHRISLLGPLATLLVEPLLCIWSLTIGLAAITLHLVSPAAAVALIKLGSLGLTAGAALCGFLSTHFPWAVLWLPAPTIPEIALYYLFIFALLTMRGRRLLLIALLCISATVGIEAGIQLHRKFTTTTTVTQLDVGQGSSTLIEFPGGRTVLLDGGGPTSARFNVGRDIIAPFLWQHRVLGLDGIIVSHPHADHYNGLPFIIDRFRPDTLWTNGKTRAEPGYKKMLEQARRRGIEQRVAGAGDLLLESNNARLFCLANFGQPQNPPGPEPEQHQGRPGANPNQEGMVLKLETGFASFLFPGDIDRERELKLIEQHRDLKADVLLSPHHGSRTSNSQSFINAVSPEYLLISSGNSHQAATTAARLAQRSRQQGIKGLMTFKQGAITCTADERNSLVCSGHLKTQ
- the glgP gene encoding alpha-glucan family phosphorylase, which produces MQTQENHPLNKEEILRDLLATNDLGTFFGISQKVFDQVWGNLTSPDGNSVIYISMEIGADLDVFNPVKSRLQELKISNSSDPLLDGFIMRHLHGPEKIPNYSGGLGVLAGDTLKSFAACKIPVAAVSLLYRKGYFSQMVDSRIGQVIWATHWEPEKTPGLYLLRNPGFPDRPLELEIPFFDENDRVSMAYARIWVKLEINENLDFFIPEFLLDYSGPNSPEWIRRAADRLYDSSSERMKAIQRRMLGAGIHQLTKLLGLTAKTLHLNEQHGVVVILQLLADQLLETIGPDFQKLATDEDILAAADTVSENVIYTIHTPVAAGHDRFTKTVYAGISHRFCLRCLNLLARDKTTPSSYNFTAMAMKVNRATNSVSRLHRDVTRHQFPEYAEKITAITNGVHHLTWISDARAEVFDGFPELDNWRHDPSVFANTDSLIMNHRFRTALERAWARDSIRLTEYVNAMLHRHRLQVHETWIDPPNFLSFLDEKEQPLDPAAFTIGFARRFSTYKRPDLIFEDIDALAEIIVSLGKPVNFLFAGKAHPADEPGKSVIKLILDSQEKLFKKSQGLAKLVFIPNYDMKIAKLMVAGVHAWLNNPKRPLEASGTSGMKAALNGVPNISIMDGWWAEGFHDGATGWKFGHEGAFHEEGLSEDPAALLYAEDSAAFYRLFPEILKTFYDPELRPQYLDKSFRNLALNAPIFNTHRVAAEYLEKYRITLPAEAQKKITLLRRLYQSEI